The proteins below come from a single Lepeophtheirus salmonis chromosome 4, UVic_Lsal_1.4, whole genome shotgun sequence genomic window:
- the LOC139905098 gene encoding uncharacterized protein — protein MVSTVRENKPELPPALLASKEREVFSSKFAFTPTTTLVSYLPKKNKNVILLSPLHRDGSISDRDDRKPIIIMGYNRNKRSVDNLDIVIGAYSCRRMTARWPLAIFHNIIDVSSYRSFVIWRQINPTWITHKSHKRRVFLEQLGKSLVAPLIERRRNVPQTEASAQIVKAFQSAGLPDQPDDQASTSTFNASKRKR, from the coding sequence ATGGTTAGTACGGTTCGTGAAAACAAGCCTGAGCTCCCACCCGCACTGCTTGCATCAAAAGAAAGAGAAGTCTTCTCATCAAAATTTGCCTTCACACCCACTACCACTTTAGTTTCTTATTTacctaagaaaaacaaaaatgtaattcttcTAAGCCCACTGCACAGAGACGGGAGCATTAGTGATCGTGACGATAGAAAGCCAATCATAATTATGGGCTACAATCGAAACAAAAGAAGTGTGGACAATCTAGACATTGTAATTGGAGCATACAGCTGCAGAAGGATGACTGCCCGCTGGCCCCTGGCCATCTTTCACAATATCATTGACGTTTCCTCTTACAGATCCTTTGTAATTTGGAGACAGATCAATCCGACCTGGATAACTCACAAGAGCCACAAGAGAAGAGTGTTCCTGGAACAGCTAGGAAAGTCACTTGTAGCTCCACTCATTGAAAGAAGGAGGAACGTCCCCCAAACAGAGGCCTCAGCTCAGATTGTGAAAGCTTTTCAGAGTGCTGGACTTCCGGATCAACCTGATGATCAAGCCTCAACTTCTACTTTCAATGCAAGCAAGAGAAAAAGATAA